One Streptomyces sp. NBC_00223 genomic window carries:
- the fdxA gene encoding ferredoxin, with protein sequence MTYVIAEPCVDVKDRACVEECPVDCIYEGPRMLYVHPDECVDCGACEPVCPVEAIFYEDDVPTEWAPFQRANAEFFDAVGSPGGASGHGPLAADHPVVAESAGGVV encoded by the coding sequence ATGACCTACGTGATCGCCGAGCCCTGTGTCGACGTCAAGGACCGGGCCTGCGTCGAGGAGTGCCCGGTCGACTGCATCTACGAGGGCCCGCGGATGCTCTATGTGCACCCCGACGAGTGCGTGGACTGCGGGGCGTGCGAGCCGGTCTGTCCGGTCGAGGCCATCTTCTACGAGGACGACGTGCCGACCGAGTGGGCGCCGTTCCAGCGGGCGAACGCGGAGTTCTTCGACGCGGTCGGCTCCCCGGGCGGGGCGTCGGGCCACGGGCCGCTCGCCGCCGACCACCCGGTCGTGGCCGAGTCGGCGGGCGGTGTCGTATGA
- a CDS encoding acyl carrier protein, translated as MTDRHVGTDQLAAELRGWLTDRIAAYVGRTAASIEESVPLVDYGVDSVFALILCGDLEDELRLSVGPTLVGDHPTVAALVRHLTPLLALVSDGEC; from the coding sequence ATGACCGATCGCCACGTCGGGACCGATCAGCTCGCCGCCGAGCTGCGGGGCTGGCTCACCGACCGCATCGCGGCCTACGTGGGGCGGACCGCCGCCTCCATCGAGGAGTCGGTGCCGCTCGTCGACTACGGCGTCGACTCGGTGTTCGCGCTGATCCTGTGCGGCGACCTGGAGGACGAACTGCGCCTGTCTGTGGGGCCCACCCTGGTGGGGGACCACCCCACGGTCGCCGCTCTCGTACGCCACCTCACGCCGCTGCTGGCCCTCGTAAGTGACGGAGAGTGCTGA
- the dxr gene encoding 1-deoxy-D-xylulose-5-phosphate reductoisomerase codes for MRDTAGTDTTATTTTRGPMADPLAAVPPDSGPRELVVLGATGSIGTQAVDVVTRNPDRFRVVALAAGTGNLALLARQALDLGVSQVGTSRAEAGPALAEELRRYADGRPLPRIVAGPDAATELAGAECHTVLNAVTGSVGLAPTLAALEAGRTLALANKESLVAGGPLVERLARRGQVVPVDSEHSALFQCLAGNSRAEVRRLVLTASGGPFRGRDRASLDRVTPAEALAHPTWSMGPLVTVNSATMVNKGLEVIEAGLLFGIGLDRIDVVVHPQSVVHSMVEYTDGSTLAQVSPPDMRVPIALGLGWPGRVEDAAPACDWSTAGTWQFFPLDGEAFPAVDLARRAGRAGGVAPAVFNAANEECVRLFLDGAVPFTGIVDTVAKVLDDVAAAAPSTPLALADIQTAERRARERVRSLAA; via the coding sequence ATGAGGGACACGGCCGGCACTGACACGACCGCCACCACGACGACGCGCGGCCCGATGGCCGATCCGCTGGCCGCCGTACCGCCGGACAGCGGCCCGCGCGAGCTGGTCGTCCTGGGCGCGACCGGGTCGATCGGCACCCAGGCGGTCGACGTGGTGACCCGTAACCCCGACCGCTTCCGAGTGGTCGCGCTGGCGGCGGGCACAGGGAATCTGGCGCTGCTGGCCCGGCAGGCGCTGGACCTGGGCGTTTCCCAGGTGGGCACCTCACGGGCCGAGGCCGGGCCCGCGCTGGCGGAGGAGCTGCGGCGGTACGCGGACGGCCGGCCGCTGCCGCGGATCGTGGCGGGGCCGGACGCCGCCACCGAACTGGCGGGCGCCGAGTGCCACACGGTCCTCAACGCCGTGACCGGTTCGGTCGGCCTTGCCCCGACGCTGGCCGCGCTGGAGGCGGGCAGGACGCTGGCGCTGGCGAACAAGGAGTCGCTGGTCGCCGGCGGGCCGCTGGTCGAGCGGCTGGCCCGGCGCGGACAGGTCGTACCCGTCGACTCCGAGCACTCGGCGCTCTTCCAGTGCCTGGCGGGCAACTCCCGCGCCGAGGTCCGCCGGCTGGTGCTGACCGCGAGCGGCGGGCCGTTCCGCGGCCGCGACCGCGCCTCGCTCGACCGGGTCACCCCGGCCGAGGCCCTGGCGCACCCGACCTGGTCCATGGGTCCGCTGGTGACGGTGAACTCGGCGACGATGGTGAACAAGGGCCTTGAGGTGATCGAGGCCGGGCTGCTCTTCGGCATCGGGCTCGACCGGATCGACGTCGTGGTCCATCCGCAGTCGGTGGTGCACTCGATGGTCGAGTACACCGACGGCTCGACGCTGGCCCAGGTCAGCCCGCCCGACATGCGCGTCCCGATCGCGCTCGGTCTCGGCTGGCCCGGGCGCGTCGAGGACGCGGCACCCGCCTGCGACTGGTCCACCGCGGGAACCTGGCAGTTCTTCCCGCTCGACGGGGAGGCGTTCCCCGCGGTGGACCTGGCGCGGCGGGCGGGCCGGGCCGGCGGCGTGGCCCCGGCGGTCTTCAACGCCGCCAACGAGGAGTGCGTGCGGCTCTTCCTCGACGGCGCCGTACCGTTCACCGGCATCGTGGACACGGTGGCGAAGGTGCTCGACGACGTCGCGGCCGCCGCGCCCTCGACTCCCCTCGCCCTGGCCGACATTCAGACCGCGGAGCGCCGCGCCCGTGAGCGCGTGCGGAGCCTGGCGGCCTGA
- a CDS encoding 2-oxoacid:acceptor oxidoreductase subunit alpha: MRGTPSALRRGAQARTALTSARSFRRTRTVLTHSKRVTRLDRVIIRFAGDSGDGMQLTGDRFTSETASFGNDLSTLPNFPAEIRAPAGTLPGVSSFQLHFADHDILTPGDAPNVLVAMNPAALKANLHDLPRGAEIIVNTDEFTKRAMTKVGYAASPLDDGSLEAYSVHPVPLTTLTLEALKDSGLARKDAERAKNMFALGLLSWMYHRPTDGTEAFLRKKFAKKPDIAEANILAYRAGWNFGETTEDFAVSYEVQPATSAFPAGTYRNISGNLALSYGLIAASTQSELPLYLGSYPITPASDILHELSRHKNFGVRTFQAEDEIAAIGAALGAAFGGALAVTTTSGPGVALKSETIGLAVSLELPLLIIDIQRGGPSTGLPTKTEQADLLQAMYGRNGEAPVPIIAPATPADCFTAALEAARIALAYRTPVFLLSDGYLANGSEPWRIPEVAELPDLRVQFATTLNHTEADGSETFWPYLRDPETLARPWAVPGTPGLEHRIGGIEKQDGTGNISYDPANHDLMVRTRQAKIDNIKVPDLEVDDPGGEARTLVLGWGSTYGPITAAVRRIRAEGGHVAQAHLRHLNPFPANLGNILAAYDRVLVPEMNLGQLAHLIRARYLIDAHSYTQVTGLPFKAEQLARAITELSPEGSAHV, translated from the coding sequence ATGCGCGGCACGCCCTCGGCACTCCGCCGGGGTGCGCAAGCAAGGACGGCCCTCACATCGGCGAGGTCTTTCAGGAGGACCAGGACAGTGCTCACTCACAGCAAGAGGGTGACTCGTCTCGATCGGGTGATCATCCGGTTTGCCGGGGATTCCGGTGACGGGATGCAGCTCACCGGTGACCGCTTCACCTCGGAGACCGCGTCGTTCGGCAACGACCTGTCGACCCTGCCGAACTTCCCCGCCGAGATCCGCGCCCCCGCAGGCACCCTCCCCGGCGTGTCCTCCTTCCAGCTCCACTTCGCCGACCACGACATCCTCACCCCCGGCGACGCACCCAACGTCCTCGTCGCGATGAACCCCGCCGCCCTCAAAGCCAACCTCCACGACCTCCCCCGCGGCGCCGAGATCATCGTCAACACCGACGAGTTCACCAAACGCGCCATGACGAAGGTCGGGTACGCGGCCAGTCCGCTGGACGACGGGTCCCTGGAGGCGTACTCGGTCCACCCGGTGCCGCTGACGACACTGACACTGGAAGCCCTCAAGGACAGCGGACTGGCCCGAAAAGACGCCGAACGCGCCAAGAACATGTTCGCCCTCGGCCTGCTCTCCTGGATGTACCACCGCCCCACCGACGGCACCGAAGCCTTCCTCCGCAAAAAATTCGCGAAGAAACCCGACATCGCCGAAGCGAACATCCTCGCCTACCGCGCCGGGTGGAACTTCGGCGAGACCACCGAGGACTTCGCCGTCTCCTACGAAGTCCAGCCCGCCACCAGCGCCTTCCCCGCCGGCACGTACCGCAACATCTCCGGGAACCTCGCCCTGTCCTACGGCCTCATCGCCGCCTCCACCCAGAGCGAACTGCCGCTGTATCTCGGCTCGTACCCGATCACCCCGGCCTCCGACATCCTCCACGAACTCAGCCGCCACAAGAACTTCGGCGTCAGAACGTTCCAGGCCGAGGACGAGATCGCCGCCATCGGCGCAGCCCTCGGAGCCGCCTTCGGCGGCGCCCTGGCCGTCACCACCACCTCCGGCCCCGGCGTCGCACTCAAATCCGAGACCATCGGCCTGGCCGTGTCCCTGGAGCTGCCGCTGCTGATCATCGACATCCAGCGCGGCGGCCCCTCCACCGGCCTGCCCACCAAAACCGAACAGGCCGACCTCCTCCAGGCCATGTACGGACGCAACGGCGAAGCCCCCGTCCCCATCATCGCCCCCGCAACCCCCGCCGACTGCTTCACCGCAGCGCTGGAGGCCGCCCGCATCGCCCTGGCCTACCGCACGCCGGTCTTCCTGCTCTCCGACGGCTACCTCGCCAACGGCTCCGAACCCTGGCGCATCCCCGAAGTAGCCGAACTCCCCGACCTGCGGGTGCAGTTCGCCACGACGCTGAACCACACCGAGGCGGACGGCAGCGAAACCTTCTGGCCCTACCTCCGCGACCCCGAGACCCTCGCCCGGCCCTGGGCCGTGCCCGGCACCCCCGGCCTGGAACACCGCATCGGCGGGATCGAGAAACAGGACGGCACCGGCAACATCAGCTACGACCCCGCCAACCACGACCTCATGGTCCGCACCCGCCAGGCCAAAATCGACAACATCAAAGTCCCCGACCTTGAAGTCGACGATCCCGGTGGGGAGGCCCGCACGCTGGTGCTCGGGTGGGGCTCGACCTACGGGCCGATCACCGCAGCCGTCCGCCGTATCCGCGCAGAAGGCGGCCACGTCGCCCAGGCACACCTGCGCCACCTCAACCCCTTCCCCGCCAACCTCGGCAACATCCTGGCCGCCTACGACCGCGTCCTCGTCCCCGAAATGAACCTCGGCCAGCTCGCCCACCTCATCCGGGCCAGATACCTGATCGACGCCCACTCATACACACAAGTCACCGGACTGCCCTTCAAAGCCGAACAACTGGCCCGGGCCATCACGGAACTGAGCCCCGAGGGGAGTGCGCATGTCTGA
- a CDS encoding 2-oxoacid:ferredoxin oxidoreductase subunit beta, whose translation MSEALALVPKAEAKQSMKDFKSDQEVRWCPGCGDYAILAAVQSFMPELGLAKENVVFISGIGCSSRFPYYMNTYGMHSIHGRAPAIATGLATSRRDLSVWVVTGDGDALSIGGNHLIHALRRNVNLKILLFNNRIYGLTKGQYSPTSEIGKITKSTPMGSLDAPFNPLALAIGAEASFVARTIDSDRAHLQSVLRAAAAHQGTALVEIYQNCNIFNDGAFDALKDRTTAESALIRLEHGEPVLFGTPDHRLGMFCNESGRLHTAPVTADNASRVVVHDARTDDPARAFALARQQVPVPIGVLRDIDRPVYDTQMAEQLEQAVVRQGKGDLSTMLAGSDTWTVRPAAASPASPHSRSTV comes from the coding sequence ATGTCTGAGGCACTGGCACTCGTGCCCAAAGCCGAGGCCAAACAGAGCATGAAGGACTTCAAGTCCGACCAGGAAGTCCGCTGGTGCCCCGGATGCGGCGACTACGCCATCCTCGCGGCCGTCCAGTCCTTCATGCCCGAACTCGGCCTCGCCAAGGAAAACGTCGTGTTCATCTCGGGGATCGGGTGCTCGTCCCGTTTTCCCTACTACATGAACACCTACGGCATGCACTCCATCCACGGCCGCGCCCCCGCCATCGCCACCGGCCTCGCCACCTCACGCCGCGATCTGAGTGTGTGGGTCGTGACGGGAGACGGCGACGCCCTGTCCATCGGCGGCAATCATCTGATCCACGCCCTGCGGCGGAACGTCAACCTCAAGATCCTGCTCTTCAACAACCGGATCTACGGACTGACCAAAGGCCAGTACAGCCCCACCTCCGAAATCGGCAAAATCACCAAATCGACACCGATGGGCTCACTGGACGCACCCTTCAACCCCCTCGCCCTGGCGATCGGCGCCGAAGCCTCCTTCGTCGCCCGGACCATCGACTCCGACCGCGCCCATCTCCAGTCCGTACTGCGCGCGGCCGCCGCCCACCAGGGCACGGCACTGGTGGAGATCTACCAGAACTGCAACATCTTCAACGACGGCGCCTTCGACGCGCTCAAGGACCGGACCACCGCCGAGAGCGCGCTGATCCGCCTTGAGCACGGCGAACCCGTCCTGTTCGGGACCCCGGACCACCGACTGGGCATGTTCTGCAACGAGTCCGGCCGCCTCCACACCGCGCCGGTCACCGCCGACAACGCGTCCCGCGTCGTCGTCCACGACGCCCGTACCGACGACCCCGCGCGGGCGTTCGCGCTCGCCCGTCAGCAGGTCCCCGTACCGATCGGGGTGCTGCGGGACATCGACCGGCCGGTCTACGACACGCAGATGGCCGAGCAGTTGGAGCAGGCCGTGGTCCGGCAGGGCAAGGGCGACCTGTCCACGATGCTCGCCGGCAGCGACACCTGGACCGTACGCCCCGCCGCCGCCAGCCCCGCGAGTCCCCACTCCAGGAGCACCGTATGA
- a CDS encoding 4'-phosphopantetheinyl transferase family protein yields MSGRREFPHCQDEPLAVRATPADWALARAELSARGTVVLYARPSDWAAEPDDERPVRERLGQDWSRYLELAHPEVALRFLFSRRLLTSVGAEVVGGSPEALEVRYGPTGRPYLRGREDIDISVSHTDGLTVVGMTTRGLVGVDVRRADHPLDESRLASHVCTPYELMSLTALPAAERNATLLQLLTLKEAYRKAVGQSARFRFNEFGFGPDGEPVRMHRPDGTSGPGTEWAFRSFLVDGPHRISVAVYDAGLTAS; encoded by the coding sequence GTGAGCGGACGCCGCGAATTCCCCCATTGCCAGGACGAGCCGCTGGCTGTCCGCGCCACCCCGGCCGACTGGGCCCTGGCGCGCGCCGAGCTGTCCGCCCGGGGCACCGTCGTGCTCTACGCGCGGCCGTCCGACTGGGCGGCCGAGCCCGACGACGAGCGGCCGGTCAGGGAGCGGCTGGGCCAGGACTGGTCGCGCTACCTGGAGTTGGCGCACCCGGAGGTCGCGCTGCGCTTTCTGTTCTCGCGCCGGCTGCTGACCTCGGTCGGCGCCGAGGTGGTCGGCGGCAGTCCGGAGGCGCTGGAAGTGCGCTACGGGCCCACCGGGCGGCCGTACTTGCGCGGCCGCGAGGACATCGACATCAGCGTCAGCCACACCGACGGGCTGACGGTGGTCGGGATGACCACCCGGGGCCTGGTCGGCGTGGACGTCCGACGGGCCGACCACCCGCTGGACGAGAGCAGGCTCGCCTCCCACGTCTGCACCCCGTACGAGCTGATGTCGCTGACGGCGCTGCCCGCGGCCGAACGGAACGCCACCCTGCTCCAGTTGCTGACACTGAAAGAGGCGTACAGGAAGGCGGTCGGCCAGTCGGCGCGGTTCCGCTTCAACGAGTTCGGCTTCGGGCCGGACGGTGAACCCGTACGAATGCACCGGCCCGACGGGACATCCGGCCCCGGTACTGAGTGGGCGTTCCGCTCGTTCCTGGTGGACGGTCCGCACCGGATCAGTGTCGCGGTCTACGACGCGGGACTCACCGCGTCGTAG
- a CDS encoding helix-turn-helix transcriptional regulator: MRLGRFSAEALSTELKLDTADIDRIERVLRNLRLIHPMPGFPDILVPVGPATATSELVGPTEEQIRNLQFAVMEIRTRLMSLAPTYFEDRRERNRVEAFDVISDVSMVQAMLNDYAHRCTSELMTVQPGGARPAALLSAVRSPLSAALERGVKMRTIYQHPARSDLATRAYVADATALGAEIRTTDEVIDRMIIYDHEVAFLPERNVVGRAPGAVIVREPTLVGYLCAVLEHLWNSAMPFNPNTEVSDSINEDMKLAIIRLMAKGFKDEMIARRLGMSVRTCRRHIAEIMEKFETSSRFQAGVEITRAGLLDTLAHDE; encoded by the coding sequence GTGCGGCTCGGCAGATTTTCAGCCGAGGCCCTGAGCACTGAGCTGAAGCTCGATACGGCCGATATCGACCGTATCGAGCGGGTACTGCGCAACCTGCGCCTCATCCACCCGATGCCGGGTTTTCCGGACATACTCGTACCGGTGGGGCCCGCGACGGCCACCTCGGAGCTGGTCGGGCCGACGGAGGAGCAGATCCGCAACCTTCAGTTCGCGGTCATGGAGATACGCACCCGATTGATGTCGCTCGCCCCCACGTATTTCGAGGACCGGCGGGAGCGCAATCGGGTCGAGGCCTTCGACGTCATATCCGATGTCTCGATGGTGCAGGCGATGCTCAACGACTACGCGCACCGCTGCACGTCGGAGTTAATGACCGTGCAGCCCGGCGGCGCGCGGCCCGCGGCCCTGCTCTCCGCGGTCCGCAGCCCGCTGAGCGCGGCCCTGGAACGCGGCGTCAAGATGCGGACGATCTACCAGCACCCGGCCCGCAGCGACCTCGCCACCCGGGCGTACGTCGCCGACGCCACCGCACTGGGCGCCGAGATCCGGACCACGGACGAGGTGATCGACCGGATGATCATCTACGATCACGAAGTCGCTTTCCTGCCCGAGCGGAATGTGGTCGGCCGTGCCCCCGGCGCGGTCATCGTTCGGGAACCGACGCTCGTGGGGTATCTGTGCGCCGTTTTAGAACATCTCTGGAATTCGGCAATGCCCTTCAACCCCAACACGGAGGTCAGCGACTCGATCAACGAGGACATGAAGCTGGCGATAATCCGGCTCATGGCCAAGGGGTTCAAGGACGAAATGATAGCCAGGCGGCTCGGCATGTCCGTGCGCACGTGCCGTCGGCACATCGCCGAGATCATGGAGAAATTCGAAACGTCGAGCCGTTTCCAGGCCGGGGTGGAAATCACCCGGGCCGGACTGCTGGACACGCTCGCCCACGACGAGTGA